CCTGAGATACTTGCTTGCATAGTTGTTGGGACTGACTTAGCCGTGGCAGGCGCTGTCATGCAGGCGGTTTTTAGGAACCCTCTTGCCGAACCTTACATAACTGGAACAGCCTCTGGGGCATTATTAGGTGCGTTACTCGGCCTATTAATAAACGTCCTATTTAAGGTTGGGTCACCATCAATAATACTAATGCCATTACTATCATTCCTAGGCGCTATGCTGGCCACAATTGTCGTTGTGGCCTTTGGCAGAGGTGGTTGGTTATCGCTCATCCTCGCGGGCATTGCCATTTCAATAATGTTCTCGTCAATAGTCATGATACTTGACACGTACTTACTAACAATAATCCCAACACTACCCGCAATAGTTTACTTACTATTTGGCACAGTGAGCGGCATTAATTGGGGTGATGATATTACTATGATTAGCGTAAGTCTGCCAGTACTTACGTATATAATGGTTAGTGCGCGTGAGGTTAACCTACTGATGATAAGTGATGAGGTTGCGCAAGCCAGTGGTACCAACCCTAAGGCATTTAGGAACTTATTGATTGTATTAACTGGATTGTTGACTGCCGTATCGGTATCATTCACCGGCATTATAGGTTTCATAGGCCTTGTAACGCCACACTTAACTCGTTTGTCAATATCAAGCTCCGATAATTCGAGAGTTATACCATTATCGATGATTTCGGGCTCCACAATAATGCTTTACGCGAATGTTGTTAGTAAGGTATTGATTACGGGCACGGTAATGCCAATAACAGCAATAACAAGTCTCTTTGGTGTTCCTGTATTACTATTTTTGCTCAGGGGTGGTCGTAATGAGTAGTTACATAGTTAGATTTGTTAATGCTAGGATTGGGTATAATGAGCCCATTATTAAGGAAATAACGTTAAACATACCAAGGCCGAGTCTAACAACAATACTTGGGCCCAATGGCTCTGGGAAAACAACCCTGCTTAGGGCTATAATAAAGTACGCAAGAATCTTTGGTGGTTATGCATACATTGATGGTAAGAGTATTGATGAGATTCCCATTAGGGATTTGCCGAAGTACGTTTCGTACTCACCTGCCGAGATTTACTCGCAAATGTCGTTAACAGTTCTAGATATTGTCACGAGTTCTCGAAATGGTGAGGGTTGGATAAATAAGGATGATGCGGTCGCAGTTCTTAAGTACCTGGGTATAAATAATATTGCCAGTAAGAGATTTGATGAACTAAGTACTGGTCAGAAGAGACTTGTTTTAATAGCAAGGGCTTTGGCTTCAAAGGCGTCATTATTATTATTGGATGAACCGACATCAAACCTAGATCTCAGTAATAAATATAGGGTTATCCTAACATTAAGAAGGATTGTTAATGATAAGGGAATTACTGTGATTGCCACTGGGCATGATATTGACCTTGCATTAATTAGCGACTGGGTTATAGCGATAAGGAACGGGGATATAATGGCTATGGGTGTTCCAGGTGACATAATTAATAGTAAGATACTAAGTGAATTGTATGATATTGATGTGGAGGTTCTTGAGATAAATGGGCATAGGCTTATTTATGTACATAATGAATTTATGAATGATTGATTGTTTTCTCATTATCCCTATTTATCTTATTTTGACATAATAAGAAAGATTTATTTAATGCATTTTCACTGAACCACCGTTATGTTTGGATGGGGTGGGCATATATTAAGGATTGATCTTTCCAGAAGGAGGTATGTTGTTCAATCACTAGATCCATCCCTTGCACAGAACTATATTGGTGGTAGGGGCTTTGCAATAAAGACTTTATGGGATGAATTGCCGCCAGGAATCGACCCATTAAGTCCACTTAATAAGTTAATACTTGCCGTGGGGCCATTGACGGCATTACCAATACCCAATAGTGGTAAGTTACTCGTGGCTGCTAAAAGCCCATTAACGGGTGGTTATGGTGATGGTAATATTGGTTCATGGTTAGCAGTTCATATGAGGAGGGCGGACCTTGATATGATAATAATTGAGGGTAGGGCTGAGAAACCCACGTATCTATACATTGAGAATAAGGGCGAGGAGTTCAGGGTTGATTTTAATAACGCAGATGATTTATGGGGCCTTGACTCATTTACCACTGAGGATAGGTTAAAGAAGGTTCATGGTAGTGACGTGGGCATGGTTCTCATAGGCCCCGCTGGTGAGAGGCTCGTGAGATTCGCAACTATCGTTGCCCAGAAGGGACGTAGTGGTGGTAGACCTGGCATAGGCGCTGTTATGGGTAGTAAAAACTTGAAGGCAGTGGTTATGAGGGGCCATGGCGACATTAAGGTTGCAGATCCAATGCTTAGGAAGATTGGCGTCGATGCCATAGTGGCCACGAAATCTAAACCAGGTTATCCATTCTGGATGAGGCAAGGAACCACATCAACGGTAGAGTGGGCTCAAGAAGCTAGTGTGTTGCCCACGTATAATTATTCCGAGGGTCAATTTGATGATTATGAAAAAATAGGTGGTTTTTCTGTTGAGAAAAATAAGATCACGACTAAATCATGTCCGCAATGCGTCATGGCTTGCGGGCACGTGGTTAAGGACGCTGAAAACGAACCTGCTGAGTTGGATTATGAGAATATCGCAATGCTCGGTAGTAACCTTGGTATTGGTGATTTAGCTAAGGTGGCGCACCTAAATAGGATCGCGGATATGATGGGTATGGACACGATAAGCCTCGGTTCAAGCCTAGGTTTTGCAATGGAGGCTTCAGAGAAGGGGCTTCTTAAGGAGGGAATTGAGTGGGGTGATTATAAGAGAGCTGTTGATGTTGCCATGGATATAGCACTACAAAGAACCGAGCTGGGTAGGTTACTTGGTAAGGGTGTTAGGGCAGCGTCGATGGAGCTGGGTCAGGAAGCCACTGAATTTGCAATGCATGTTAAGGGTCTTGAAATAAGTGCCTATGACTGTCACGCAGCGCCAGGTATGGCATTAGCATTTTCTACAAGCCCAATTGGTGCTCATCATAAGGATGCCTGGCTAATATCCTGGGAGGTTCAGAGGGGTAGGTTTGACTATACCAAGGATAAGGTCGAGAAGCTTGTGGAAATGCAGAACATAAGGGGTGGTCTATTCGAAACAATAGTGACCTGCAGGTTCCCCTGGGTCGAGGTCGGCCTCGAACTTGATTGGTACTTTAGGTTGTTTAAGGCTGCCACGGGGATGGACATGAACATGGATATACTAAGTACTATAAATAATAGGATTTATACATTAATCAGGGCGTTTTGGGTTAGGGAGTATGGACATTGGGATAGGGCGTATGACACACCACCTGTCAAGTGGTTCAAGAGACCATTGAGTAGGGGCCCACTCAAGGGTGCTAAGCTTGATTATGATGGTTATCAGAGAATGCTCAGTTGGTATTACGAGTTGAGGGGTTGGGATGAGAGAGGTATACCGAGAAAGGATACCTTAAGGCGTTTAGATCTTGATTTTGTGATTTCGCAACTTGGATCTAAGGTTAACCTTAATTGATGAATTAAATTTATATAATGAATAATGTGTAATTGATATTAATGAGTGATAATTGTCGTTTACCGTTATTTGCAGACTGTAAAGAGGTAGATAATAGTATTAAGTGTCCTGGCGATAGTGGTTATAGTGTAATACCACTGTTTGGCAAGAGAGTTAGAGTGCGTAAGGACTCAGCTCCAATAATGCTCATGGGTTGTTTAGATGAATTATCAAATATAGCCAATAGTACTAGACTTGATTTTGGAGGCAATGTTATTGGTGAGATAGCCTCAATAGTAATGGCATTATCAATGCAATTAAATGCCTACCTAGTGCAGGGTAGTGATGATCGATTAAGTAGGGTTAGGAGTGTTGAGGATTTATTAATGGCAAAGATAGCTGATTTATGCCGTGGATTCAAGGGACCACTTGGTTGGATAATAGCAACAACACCCGAGCTTCAGGCTCTCGATACCATAAGGGTTAAGTTGAGGGAGTGTGGTAGAATTGCATCATCAATGCTTGATGACTACCCACCATCAGTAAACGTAATTAGTGTTATGAACCATGCCGATAAATTAATAGCCCAGGCCATGTATTGCATGGGTGGTCATGTGTTTAGGTCTGTTGATGATGCTATGAATTATTTACTAGGCAACATCACGAGATAAGAACAGATTTATTAGTAAATAATTATTTGTAAATTATTAATGGAGAATACGGATAAAATTAAGGAAAAGTATGATGAGTGGGTTAGGGAATTTCTATTACCAACTCTTAAAAAGGTACCTGAATGGAGGAAGTTCATAACATCATTTGGCGTTGAGATAAAGCCTCTTTATACACCACTTGATGTTAAGGATGATTATCTCGATAGACTAGGCTTTCCTGGAGAGTATCCGCTCACTAGAGGTATATACCCAAGTATGTATAGGTCAAGGCTCTGGACATTTAGGGAGTACTCAGGCTTTGGGTCGCCTGAGGATACGAATAAGAGGTATAAGTTTCTCATATCACAGGGACAGACCGGGTTAAGTGTTGCCTTTGATTTGCCAACTCAGCTAGGTCTTGATCCTGACCATGAGCTTGCGTATCCTGAGGTTGGTAAGGTCGGTGTTTCGGTTCCTGAGGTTGTTTCCATGTCAATTCTTTTTGATGATATTGATATTAGCAGAATAACTACCTCGTTCACAATAAATGCCACAGCTGCTGAGATACTATCCATGTATATAACCGTTGCAGAGAGTAGGGGTATTGATAAGGCAGTGCTTGATGGTACTATTCAGAATGACATACTCAAGGAGTTCATAGCAAGGAACCTATACATATACCCGCCACTGCACTCAATGAGATATACAACGGACATAATAGCCTACACATCTAAGAACCTGCCCAAGTGGCATCCAATAAGTATTAGTGGTTATCACTTCAGAGAGGCGGGAGCCACTGCCGTCCAGGAACTAGCCTTCACACTAGCTGACGCCATTGAGTATACCAATTGGGTCATAAACAGGTGGAGGATGAGTGTTGATGATTTCGCGCCAGGGCTATCCTTCTTCTTCGCGGCAACAACAAATCTTTTCGAGGAGATTGCAAAGTTCAGGGCTGCCCGTAGACTCTATGCGAGGATTATGAAGGAAAGGTTCGGTGCTAGGAAGCTCGAGTCTATGAAATTGAAGTTTCACGTACAGACATCAGGTGCGGCACTAACAGCTCAACAGCCTGAGGTCAACATCATAAGGACCACAATACAGGCATTAGCTGCCGTACTTGGCGGTGCTCAATCGCTTCATGTTAATGCCTATGATGAGGCATTATCACTCCCCACAGAAAAGTCTGTGAAACTAGCATTGAGAGTTCAACAAGTGATAGCCTATGAAAGTGGAGTCATTGATTCAATAGATCCCCTGGGTGGTTCATATTATATCGAGTGGCTCACTGATACTATTGAGGAGGAGGTCATGAAGATAATTGATTATACAGATAAGCTTGGTGGTATGACGAAAGCCGTGGAAATTGGTTACCCACAGAGGGCTATAGCTGAGTCTGCATATAGGTATCAAAAGATGGTCGAGGAGGGCGAGATAGCCGTGATTGGTGTAAACATGTTTAGGGAGGAGGAGAAGCTTCATATTGAGTTTCATAAGGTGGACCCAGTATCCAGGGAGAGGAGTATCAAGCGTGTTAGGGAGGTTAGGGAGAACCGCGATAGGGAGGCTTGGGAAAGGGCTCTTAATGAGTTGAGGAGGGCGGCTGATAGGGAGGATGAGAACGTATTCCCATACATACTGAATGCCGTTAGGGCCAAGGCAACCATCGGTGAGGTATCAAGTGTATTACGTGATGTCTGGGGTGAGTACAAACCTCCGAGTATTTACTGAGGAAAGATTTTTATGGTATGACACGCGGTTAGTGATGCATATGCCTAAGCCTAAAATAATCATTGCCAAGCTTGGTCTTGATGGTCATGATAGGGGCGCCAAGGTAATTGCAAGGGCGTTGGCGGAGGCAGGCTTTGAGGTTGTTTATACGGGTATTAGGCAGACGCCTAGCCAGGTTGTTGAAACCGCTATTCAGGAGGATGCTAAGTTAATTGGCATTAGTATATTGTCTGGTTCACACCTGGAGCTTGTGGGTGAGTTAATGAGGATTATGAAAGAGAAGGGTGTGAGTATTCCAGTGCTTGTTGGTGGTATAATACCACCTGAGGATAAGGAGGCATTACTTAAGATGGGTATTGCGGGCGTTTATGGCCCAGGTACTTCACTTAAGGAAATAATTGATATTGTAAAGAAGCTTGTGGGTGTTTCCTAATGAGCATTGATATTAATGAGTTGCTTATTAGGGTGCGTAATTGGGATAAACTTGCAATTGCAAAGCTAATAACACTGGCTGAGGAGGGTATTGAGGTACCACTAGGTATTCAGCATAGGAGCCATGTAATTGGCATAACGGGACCACCAGGTTCTGGTAAAAGCACGTTGATATATACAATGGCTAGGAAAATACCTCAGGAAAAGAGAATTGCAATATTGACTATAGATCCATCTAGTCCGTTC
This is a stretch of genomic DNA from Vulcanisaeta moutnovskia 768-28. It encodes these proteins:
- a CDS encoding aldehyde ferredoxin oxidoreductase family protein, whose amino-acid sequence is MFGWGGHILRIDLSRRRYVVQSLDPSLAQNYIGGRGFAIKTLWDELPPGIDPLSPLNKLILAVGPLTALPIPNSGKLLVAAKSPLTGGYGDGNIGSWLAVHMRRADLDMIIIEGRAEKPTYLYIENKGEEFRVDFNNADDLWGLDSFTTEDRLKKVHGSDVGMVLIGPAGERLVRFATIVAQKGRSGGRPGIGAVMGSKNLKAVVMRGHGDIKVADPMLRKIGVDAIVATKSKPGYPFWMRQGTTSTVEWAQEASVLPTYNYSEGQFDDYEKIGGFSVEKNKITTKSCPQCVMACGHVVKDAENEPAELDYENIAMLGSNLGIGDLAKVAHLNRIADMMGMDTISLGSSLGFAMEASEKGLLKEGIEWGDYKRAVDVAMDIALQRTELGRLLGKGVRAASMELGQEATEFAMHVKGLEISAYDCHAAPGMALAFSTSPIGAHHKDAWLISWEVQRGRFDYTKDKVEKLVEMQNIRGGLFETIVTCRFPWVEVGLELDWYFRLFKAATGMDMNMDILSTINNRIYTLIRAFWVREYGHWDRAYDTPPVKWFKRPLSRGPLKGAKLDYDGYQRMLSWYYELRGWDERGIPRKDTLRRLDLDFVISQLGSKVNLN
- a CDS encoding cobalamin B12-binding domain-containing protein, with translation MPKPKIIIAKLGLDGHDRGAKVIARALAEAGFEVVYTGIRQTPSQVVETAIQEDAKLIGISILSGSHLELVGELMRIMKEKGVSIPVLVGGIIPPEDKEALLKMGIAGVYGPGTSLKEIIDIVKKLVGVS
- a CDS encoding FecCD family ABC transporter permease; protein product: MIATVSNPIVKFLWLFIPLLSIGIILNIFIGEVIVPLGALLDPTQAYRVIIMDIRLPEILACIVVGTDLAVAGAVMQAVFRNPLAEPYITGTASGALLGALLGLLINVLFKVGSPSIILMPLLSFLGAMLATIVVVAFGRGGWLSLILAGIAISIMFSSIVMILDTYLLTIIPTLPAIVYLLFGTVSGINWGDDITMISVSLPVLTYIMVSAREVNLLMISDEVAQASGTNPKAFRNLLIVLTGLLTAVSVSFTGIIGFIGLVTPHLTRLSISSSDNSRVIPLSMISGSTIMLYANVVSKVLITGTVMPITAITSLFGVPVLLFLLRGGRNE
- a CDS encoding acyl-CoA mutase large subunit family protein, translating into MENTDKIKEKYDEWVREFLLPTLKKVPEWRKFITSFGVEIKPLYTPLDVKDDYLDRLGFPGEYPLTRGIYPSMYRSRLWTFREYSGFGSPEDTNKRYKFLISQGQTGLSVAFDLPTQLGLDPDHELAYPEVGKVGVSVPEVVSMSILFDDIDISRITTSFTINATAAEILSMYITVAESRGIDKAVLDGTIQNDILKEFIARNLYIYPPLHSMRYTTDIIAYTSKNLPKWHPISISGYHFREAGATAVQELAFTLADAIEYTNWVINRWRMSVDDFAPGLSFFFAATTNLFEEIAKFRAARRLYARIMKERFGARKLESMKLKFHVQTSGAALTAQQPEVNIIRTTIQALAAVLGGAQSLHVNAYDEALSLPTEKSVKLALRVQQVIAYESGVIDSIDPLGGSYYIEWLTDTIEEEVMKIIDYTDKLGGMTKAVEIGYPQRAIAESAYRYQKMVEEGEIAVIGVNMFREEEKLHIEFHKVDPVSRERSIKRVREVRENRDREAWERALNELRRAADREDENVFPYILNAVRAKATIGEVSSVLRDVWGEYKPPSIY
- a CDS encoding ABC transporter ATP-binding protein; translation: MSSYIVRFVNARIGYNEPIIKEITLNIPRPSLTTILGPNGSGKTTLLRAIIKYARIFGGYAYIDGKSIDEIPIRDLPKYVSYSPAEIYSQMSLTVLDIVTSSRNGEGWINKDDAVAVLKYLGINNIASKRFDELSTGQKRLVLIARALASKASLLLLDEPTSNLDLSNKYRVILTLRRIVNDKGITVIATGHDIDLALISDWVIAIRNGDIMAMGVPGDIINSKILSELYDIDVEVLEINGHRLIYVHNEFMND